One part of the Eulemur rufifrons isolate Redbay chromosome 16, OSU_ERuf_1, whole genome shotgun sequence genome encodes these proteins:
- the TCF20 gene encoding transcription factor 20 isoform X2 → MQSFREQSSYHGNQQSYPQEVHGSSRIEEFSPRQAQMFQNFGGAGGSSGGSGSGSGGGRRGAAAAAAAMTSETSGHQGYQSFRKEAGDFYYMAGNKDPVATGTPQPPQRRPSGPVQSYGPPQGSSFGNQYGNEGHVGQFQAQHSALGGVSHYQQDYTGPFSPGSAQYQQQASSQQQQQQVQQLRQQLYQSHQPLPQAAGQPASGSSHLQPMQRPSTLPSSATGYQLRVGQFGQHYQSSASSSTSSSFPSPQRFSQSGQSYDGSYSVNAGSQYEGHNVGSNAQAYGTQSNYSYQPQSMKNFEQAKIPQGTQQGQQQQQQQQQQQQQQQQQHPSQHVMQYTNAATKLPLQSQVGQYSQPEVPVRSPMQFHQNFSPISNPSPAASVVQSPSCSSTPSPLMQSGENLQCGQGSVPMGSRNRILQLMPQLSPTPSMLPSPNSHAAGFKGFGLEGVPEKRLTDPGLSSLSALSTQVANLPNTVQHMLLSDALTPQKKTSKRPSSSKKADSCTNSEGSSQPEEQLKSPMAESLDGGCSSSSEDQGERVRQLSGQSTSSDTTYKGGASEKAGSSPAPGAQNEPPRLSASPAAREEATSPGAKDTPSSSEGNPKVNEKTVGVIVSREAMTSRVEKPGGQDKGSQEDDPAATQRPPSNGGAKETSHASLPQPEAPGGGSKGNKNGDSNSNHNGEGNGQSGHSTVGPGFTGRTEPSKSPGSLRYSYKDSFGSAVPRNVSGFPQYPTGQEKGDFTGHGERKGRNEKFPSLLQEVLQGYHHHPDRRYSRSAQEHQGMASGLEGTTRPNVLVSQTNELASRGLLNKSIGSLLENPHWGPWERKSSSTAPEMKQINLADYPIPRKFEIEPQSSAHEPGGSLSERRSVICDISPLRQIVRDPGAHSLGHIGADTRIGRNERLNPSLSQSVILPGGLVSMETKLKSQSGQIKEEDFEQSKSQASFNNKKSGDHCHPASIKHESYRGNASPGAATHDPLSDYGPQDSRPTPMRRVPGRVGGREGMRGRSPSQYHDFAEKLKMSPGRSRGPGGDPHHMNPHMTFSERANRSSLHAPFSPNSESLASAYHTNTRAHAYGDPNAGLNSQLHYKRQMYQQQQEEYKDWSSTSAQGVIAAAQHRQEGPRKSPRQQQFLDRVRSPLKNDKDGMMYGPPVGTYHDPSAQEAGRCLMSSDGLPNKGMELKHGSQKLQESCWDLSRQTSPAKSSGPPGMSSQKRYGPPHETDGHGLAEATQSSKPSNVMLRLPGQEDHSSQNPLIMRRRVRSFISPIPSKRQSQDVKNSNTEDRGRLLHPSKEGTDKAFNSYAHLSHSQDIKSVPKRDSSKDLPNPDNRNCPAVTLTSPAKTKILPPRKGRGLKLEAIVQKITSPNIRRSASSNSAEAGGDTVTLDDILSLKSGPPEGGSVAVQDADMEKRKGEVVSDLVGPSNQELNIEKPLPRSSEEWRSGGDDKVKTETHPETVTTGKEPPGVMISATSQKPGSNQGRPDGSLGGTAPLIFPDSKNVPPVGILAPEANPKAEEKENDTVTVSPKQEGFPPKGYFPSGKKKGRPIGSVNKQKKQQQPPPPPPQPPQIPEGSADGEPKPKKQRQRRERRKPGAQPRKRKTKQAVPIVEPQEPEIKLKYATQPLDKTDAKNKSFFPYIHVVNKCELGAVCTIINAEEEEQTKLVRGRKGQRSLTPPPSSTESKALPASSFMLQGPVVTESSVVGHLVCCLCGKWASYRNMGDLFGPFYPQDYAATLPKNPPPKRASEMQSKVKVRHKSASNGSKTDTEEEEEQQQKEQRSLAAHPRFKRRHRSEDCGGGPRSLSRGLPCKKAATEGSSEKTALDSKPSVPTTSEGGPELELQIPELPLDSNEFWVHEGCILWANGIYLVCGRLYGLQEALEIAREMKCSHCQEAGATLGCYNKGCSFRYHYPCAIDADCLLHEENFSVRCPKHKPPLPCPLPPLQNKTAKGSLSTEQSERG, encoded by the coding sequence ATGCAGTCCTTTCGGGAGCAAAGCAGTTACCACGGAAACCAGCAGAGCTACCCACAGGAGGTACACGGCTCATCCAGGATAGAAGAGTTCAGCCCTCGTCAGGCCCAGATGTTCCAGAATTTTGGGGGTGCAGGTGGCAGTAGTGgcggcagtggcagtggcagtggtggtggacGACgaggagcagcagctgctgctgcagcGATGACTAGTGAAACCTCTGGCCATCAAGGTTACCAGAGTTTCAGAAAAGAGGCTGGAGATTTTTACTATATGGCAGGCAACAAAGACCCTGTGGCTACAGGAACCCCACAGCCTCCTCAGCGAAGGCCTTCTGGGCCTGTGCAGAGCTATGGACCCCCCCAAGGGAGCAGCTTTGGCAATCAGTATGGGAACGAGGGTCATGTGGGCCAGTTTCAAGCACAGCACTCTGCTCTTGGTGGTGTGTCTCATTATCAGCAGGATTACACGGGGCCTTTCTCTCCAGGGAGTGCTCAGTACCAACAGCAGGCTTCCagccaacagcagcagcagcaagtaCAGCAGTTGAGACAACAGCTTTACCAATCCCATCAGCCTCTGCCACAAGCTGCTGGCCAGCCAGCGTCTGGCTCGTCTCATCTCCAGCCAATGCAGCGGCCTTCAACTCTGCCATCCTCTGCCACTGGTTACCAGTTAAGAGTAGGTCAGTTTGGCCAACACTACCAGtcttctgcttcctcctccacctcttcctccttcccttcaccACAGCGTTTTAGCCAGTCTGGACAGAGCTATGATGGCAGTTACAGTGTGAATGCTGGTTCCCAGTATGAAGGACATAATGTGGGTTCTAATGCACAGGCTTACGGCACACAATCAAATTACAGCTATCAGCCTCAATctatgaagaattttgaacaggCAAAGATTCCACAGGGGACTCAGCAggggcaacagcagcagcagcagcaacagcaacagcaacagcaacaacaacaacaacatcccTCTCAGCATGTGATGCAGTATACCAACGCAGCCACCAAGCTGCCCCTGCAAAGCCAGGTGGGGCAGTACAGCCAGCCCGAAGTTCCTGTGAGGTCCCCCATGCAGTTTCACCAGAACTTCAGCCCTATTTCTAACCCTTCTCCAGCTGCCTCTGTGGTACAGTCCCCAAGCTGTAGCTCTACCCCATCTCCTCTAATGCAGAGTGGGGAGAATCTCCAGTGTGGGCAAGGCAGTGTGCCCATGGGTTCCAGAAACAGAATTTTACAGTTAATGCCTCAACTCAGTCCAACTCCATCAATGCTGCCCAGTCCTAATTCTCATGCTGCAGGCTTCAAAGGGTTTGGACTAGAAGGGGTGCCAGAAAAGCGATTGACAGATCCTGGTTTAAGTAGTTTGAGTGCCCTGAGTACTCAAGTGGCTAATCTTCCTAATACTGTCCAACACATGTTACTTTCTGATGCCCTGACACCTCAGAAGAAGACCTCCAAGAGGCCCTCATCTTCTAAGAAAGCAGATAGCTGCACAAACTCTGAAGGTTCCTCACAGCCTGAAGAACAACTGAAGTCCCCTATGGCAGAGTCACTGGATGGGGGCTGCTCCAGCAGTTCGGAAGACCAAGGTGAGAGAGTACGGCAATTGAGTGGCCAGAGCACTAGCTCTGACACCACCTACAAGGGTGGAGCCTCAGAGAAAGCTGGCTCCTCACCAGCACCAGGTGCTCAGAATGAACCCCCCAGACTCAGTGCCAGCCCCGCAGCAAGAGAAGAGGCTACCTCGCCAGGTGCTAAGGACACACCGTCGTCATCCGAGGGGAACCCAAAAGTCAATGAGAAAACAGTTGGGGTGATTGTCTCCCGGGAAGCCATGACAAGTCGGGTAGAAAAGCCTGGTGGACAAGATAAAGGCTCCCAAGAGGATGATCCTGCAGCCACTCAAAGGCCACCTAGCAATGGTGGGGCAAAGGAAACCAGCCATGCCTCACTTCCACAGCCAGAGGCTCCAGGAGGAGGgagcaaaggaaacaagaatGGAGATAGCAACTCCAACCATAATGGAGAGGGAAATGGCCAGAGTGGCCACTCCACGGTGGGCCCTGGTTTTACAGGAAGAACTGAGCCTAGCAAATCTCCTGGAAGCCTACGCTATAGTTACAAAGATAGTTTTGGGTCAGCTGTGCCACGAAATGTCAGTGGCTTTCCTCAGTATCCTACAGGGCAAGAAAAGGGGGATTTCACTGGCCATGGAGAACGAAAGGGTAGAAATGAGAAGTTCCCGAGCCTCCTTCAGGAAGTGCTTCAGGgctaccaccaccaccctgaCCGGAGATATTCTAGGAGTGCTCAGGAGCATCAGGGGATGGCTAGTGGCCTAGAAGGAACCACAAGGCCCAATGTCTTAGTGAGTCAGACCAATGAATTAGCTAGCAGGGGCCTTCTGAACAAAAGCATTGGGTCTCTATTAGAAAACCCTCATTGGGGCCCCTGGGAAAGGAAATCAAGCAGCACGGCTCCCGAAATGAAACAGATCAATTTGGCTGACTATCCAATTCCTAGAAAGTTTGAAATAGAGCCTCAGTCATCAGCCCATGAGCCTGGGGGTTCCCTCTCTGAACGAAGATCAGTGATCTGTGATATTTCTCCATTAAGACAGATTGTCAGGGACCCGGGGGCTCACTCACTGGGACACATAGGTGCCGACACCAGAATTGGGAGGAATGAACGTCTCAATCCAAGTTTAAGTCAGTCGGTCATTCTTCCAGGTGGTTTAGTGTCCATGGAAACAAAGCTGAAATCCCAGAGCGGGCAGATAAAAGAAGAAGACTTTGAACAATCCAAATCCCAAGCTAGTTTCAACAACAAGAAATCTGGAGACCACTGCCATCCTGCTAGCATCAAGCACGAGTCTTACCGTGGCAATGCCAGCCCCGGAGCAGCAACCCATGATCCCCTTTCAGACTATGGCCCACAAGACAGCAGACCCACACCAATGCGGCGGGTCCCTGGCAGAGTTGGTGGTCGGGAGGGCATGAGAGGTCGGTCCCCTTCTCAGTATCATGACTTTGCAGAAAAATTGAAGATGTCTCCTGGGAGGAGCAGAGGCCCAGGGGGAGACCCTCATCACATGAATCCACACATGACCTTTTCAGAGAGGGCCAATAGGAGTTCTTTACATGCTCCATTTTCTCCCAACTCAGAAAGCCTGGCCTCTGCCTATCACACAAACACTCGGGCTCATGCTTATGGGGACCCTAATGCAGGTTTGAATTCTCAGCTCCATTATAAGAGACAGATGTACCAACAGCAGCAAGAGGAATATAAAGACTGGAGCAGCACTTCTGCTCAGGGAGTAATTGCTGCAGCACAGCACAGGCAGGAGGGGCCCCGGAAGAGCCCACGGCAGCAGCAGTTTCTTGACAGAGTACGGAGTCCtcttaaaaatgacaaagatggTATGATGTATGGCCCACCAGTAGGGACTTACCATGACCCCAGTGCTCAGGAGGCCGGGCGCTGCCTCATGTCCAGTGATGGTCTGCCTAACAAAGGCATGGAATTAAAGCATGGCTCCCAGAAGTTACAAGAATCTTGTTGGGATCTTTCTCGGCAAACTTCTCCAGCCAAAAGCAGTGGTCCTCCAGGAATGTCCAGTCAAAAAAGGTATGGGCCACCCCATGAGACTGATGGACATGGACTAGCTGAGGCTACACAGTCATCCAAACCTAGTAATGTTATGCTAAGGCTTCCAGGCCAAGAGGATCATTCTTCTCAAAACCCCTTAATCATGAGGAGGCGTGTCCGTTCTTTTATCTCTCCCATTCCCAGTAAGAGACAGTCACAAGATGTAAAGAACAGCAACACTGAAGATAGGGGGCGTCTCCTTCACCCATCAAAAGAAGGCACTGATAAAGCATTCAATTCCTATGCCCATCTTTCTCACAGTCAGGACATCAAGTCTGTCCCTAAGAGAGATTCCTCCAAGGACCTTCCAAATCCAGATAATAGAAACTGCCCTGCTGTTACCCTCACAAGCCCTGCTAAAACCAAAATACTGCCCCCACGTAAAGGACGGGGATTGAAATTGGAAGCTATAGTTCAGAAGATCACGTCCCCAAATATTAGGAGGAGTGCATCCTCGAACAGTGCAGAGGCTGGGGGAGACACGGTTACGCTTGATGACATCTTGTCTTTGAAAAGTGGTCCTCCAGAAGGTGGGAGTGTTGCTGTTCAGGATGCCGacatggagaagagaaaaggtgAGGTAGTATCTGACCTAGTAGGTCCATCAAACCAGGAGTTGAACATTGAGAAACCTCTTCCAAGGTCTTCAGAAGAGTGGCGTAGTGGTGGGGATGACAaagtgaagacagagacacatCCAGAAACGGTTACTACCGGAAAGGAACCCCCTGGTGTCATGATATCTGCAACCTCACAAAAGCCTGGTAGTAACCAAGGGAGACCAGATGGTTCCCTGGGTGGAACAGCACCTTTAATCTTTCCTGACTCAAAGAATGTACCTCCAGTGGGCATACTGGCCCCTGAGGCAAATCCCAAggctgaagagaaagagaatgatacGGTTACAGTTTCACCCAAACAAGAGGGTTTTCCTCCAAAAGGATATTTCCCATCAGGAAAGAAGAAGGGTAGACCCATTGGTAGTGTgaataagcaaaagaaacaacagCAGCCACCACCTCCACCCCCTCAGCCCCCTCAGATACCAGAAGGTTCTGCAGATGGAGAGCCAAAGCCAAAAAAACAGAggcaaaggagggagagaagaaagccTGGGGCCCAGCCAAGGAAGCGAAAAACCAAACAAGCAGTTCCCATTGTAGAACCCCAAGAACCTGAGATCAAACTCAAGTATGCCACCCAGCCACTGGATAAAACTGATGCCAAGAACAAGTCTTTTTTCCCTTATATCCATGTAGTAAATAAGTGTGAACTTGGAGCCGTTTGTACAATCATCAATGCTGAAGAAGAAGAACAGACCAAATTAGTGAGAGGTCGGAAGGGTCAGAGGTCACTGACCCCTCCACCCAGCAGCACTGAAAGCAAGGCACTCCCAGCTTCATCCTTCATGCTGCAGGGACCTGTTGTGACAGAGTCTTCTGTTGTGGGGCACCTGGTTTGCTGTCTCTGTGGCAAGTGGGCCAGTTACCGGAACATGGGTGACCTCTTTGGACCCTTTTATCCCCAGGATTATGCAGCCACTCTCCCGAAGAATCCACCTCCTAAGAGAGCCTCGGAAATGCAGAGCAAAGTGAAGGTACGGCACAAAAGTGCTTCTAATGGCTCCAAGACGGacactgaggaggaagaggagcagcagcAGAAGGAGCAGAGGAGCCTGGCCGCACATCCCAGGTTTAAGCGGCGCCACCGCTCTGAAGACTGTGGTGGAGGCCCTCGGTCCCTGTCCAGGGGGCTCCCTTGTAAAAAAGCAGCCACCGAGGGCAGCAGCGAAAAGACTGCTTTGGACTCAAAGCCCTCCGTGCCAACCACTTCAGAAGGTGGCCCTGAGCTGGAGTTACAAATCCCTGAACTACCTCTTGACAGCAATGAATTTTGGGTCCATGAGGGATGTATTCTCTGGGCCAATGGAATCTACCTGGTTTGTGGCAGGCTCTATGGCCTGCAGGAAGCGCTGGAAATAGCCAGAGAGATG